One segment of uncultured Propionivibrio sp. DNA contains the following:
- the blaOXA gene encoding class D beta-lactamase: MPKRILLACCLCISFFVRAEDAAIESLFRNAGIDGTLVIESVGTGQRLVHDDRRASQAYPAASTFKMLNTLIALEEGAIAGADAVFHWDGTRYEIADWNRDQTLASAFRVSCVWCYQQLARRVGARKYPAYIEQSRYGQLRQPFNETEFWLDGALTISAAQQVAFLRRIVGRELPFKTSSYDTLKKIMLTEETGQYRLYAKTGWATRTTPSVGWYVGYVETSGDTWLFALNIVTRDAADLPMRIRLAKDALKAKGVLPIN, encoded by the coding sequence ATGCCCAAACGCATTCTTCTGGCCTGCTGTCTCTGCATCTCGTTTTTCGTGCGCGCCGAAGACGCGGCGATCGAATCGCTGTTCCGCAACGCCGGCATTGACGGCACCCTGGTGATCGAATCCGTCGGCACCGGTCAGCGCCTCGTCCATGACGATCGCCGGGCAAGCCAGGCCTACCCCGCCGCGTCGACGTTCAAGATGCTCAATACGTTGATCGCGCTTGAGGAGGGGGCGATCGCCGGCGCCGACGCAGTTTTCCATTGGGATGGCACCCGGTACGAAATTGCCGACTGGAACCGCGACCAGACGCTGGCAAGCGCTTTCAGGGTGAGTTGCGTCTGGTGCTACCAGCAGCTTGCCCGCCGGGTGGGCGCGCGGAAGTATCCGGCTTATATCGAGCAATCGCGTTACGGCCAGTTGCGCCAGCCCTTCAATGAAACCGAATTCTGGCTGGATGGCGCCCTGACGATCAGCGCGGCACAACAGGTCGCCTTTCTCCGCCGGATCGTCGGGCGTGAATTGCCGTTCAAGACGAGCAGCTATGACACGCTGAAGAAAATCATGCTGACGGAAGAGACCGGGCAGTATCGGCTTTATGCAAAAACGGGCTGGGCCACCCGCACCACACCCTCGGTCGGCTGGTATGTCGGGTATGTGGAAACCTCCGGCGACACCTGGCTTTTCGCGCTGAATATCGTAACCCGTGATGCCGCAGACCTGCCGATGCGCATCCGGCTCGCCAAGGATGCGCTGAAAGCCAAAGGCGTGCTGCCGATAAACTGA
- a CDS encoding GGDEF domain-containing protein: protein MELFDPRTYLLVTNLLGVLCALVLWVQARSFPEEIKGLRDWAKAVGLIAFASGLSGLRGILPSLLTVVVSSALFLFGQQWVIVGLQRYCGRPVVWRPALDIIGALLIVIVGLTYGSQHYQGRLFLMSLAHIAFSAFGAYLAWQAQPRGFGSRFLGCFFVLGLLVAIYRIATLPSVTDRMDDLFDQGMIQQLYLGFFSLGVLGLSIGFILLANERLRVDLEFMATRDPMTGALNRRAFFARAKVEWSRSQRTRQPLAAVTSDIDFFKNVNDTHGHHVGDLVIKDYCQRTGQMLRIPDVLSRFGGEEFVILLPDTGLAEAKQVAERIRKEIAKQRDKRLPTYTVSLGVAVAQAGSGSPENIEALLALADEKLYQAKERGRNRVEA, encoded by the coding sequence ATGGAACTCTTCGATCCGCGGACGTATTTGTTGGTCACCAATCTGCTCGGCGTACTCTGCGCCCTGGTGCTCTGGGTTCAGGCGCGAAGCTTCCCCGAGGAGATCAAGGGGCTGAGGGACTGGGCCAAGGCCGTCGGGCTGATTGCCTTCGCTTCCGGTCTCAGCGGGCTGCGCGGGATATTGCCGAGCCTGCTGACGGTGGTGGTGTCGAGCGCCCTGTTTCTCTTCGGCCAGCAGTGGGTCATCGTCGGCCTGCAGCGTTATTGCGGGCGCCCGGTCGTCTGGCGCCCCGCCCTGGACATCATCGGCGCGCTGCTTATCGTCATCGTTGGCCTGACCTATGGCAGCCAACATTACCAGGGACGATTGTTCCTGATGTCGCTGGCGCATATCGCCTTCTCGGCCTTCGGAGCCTACCTGGCCTGGCAGGCCCAACCCAGAGGATTTGGCAGTCGTTTCCTGGGCTGTTTCTTCGTGCTGGGCCTGCTCGTCGCAATCTACCGCATCGCCACGCTGCCCTCCGTTACCGACCGGATGGACGATCTGTTCGACCAGGGGATGATCCAGCAACTCTACCTGGGTTTTTTCTCGCTGGGCGTCCTGGGGCTGTCGATCGGCTTTATCCTGCTGGCCAATGAGCGGCTCCGGGTCGATCTCGAATTCATGGCGACCCGCGACCCGATGACCGGCGCACTCAATCGCCGCGCATTCTTCGCGCGGGCCAAGGTCGAATGGTCGCGCAGCCAGCGCACGCGCCAACCGCTCGCGGCCGTGACGTCCGACATCGACTTCTTCAAGAATGTGAATGACACCCACGGCCATCACGTTGGCGATCTGGTGATCAAGGATTATTGCCAGCGTACCGGGCAGATGCTGCGCATTCCCGATGTACTGTCCCGCTTCGGCGGCGAGGAGTTCGTGATCCTGCTGCCCGATACCGGGCTTGCCGAAGCGAAGCAGGTCGCGGAACGGATCCGGAAGGAAATTGCGAAGCAGCGTGACAAGCGCCTGCCGACGTACACGGTCAGCCTTGGCGTGGCGGTGGCTCAGGCCGGCTCGGGAAGCCCGGAAAATATCGAAGCCCTGCTGGCGCTGGCCGACGAAAAGCTTTATCAGGCGAAGGAGCGCGGGCGGAATCGGGTCGAAGCGTAG
- a CDS encoding methyl-accepting chemotaxis protein translates to MDAFVTPITENGQVVGYMSVRTVPDAMAVSAAEALFKAINAKKETYRPTPIKRTKTRTKIVLLALAVLGAMLSILAGVFTGWPGITLGAIAAVIALSTAAYAITRLINPLDRIAKAIEQVDEGKVDRSIPSRRGATEEVSAKLEALRIHLRAMFADVLLTAHDVAEQSDRLDALMCSIQGAADLQSETVMKISAAMQQMSVAIAEISRSTEEALGTARQTRLVADSGIETVSSIVSANKDTVGVVSASASQINEVNASIRKISGISQIIREIADQTNLLALNAAIEAARAGEQGRGFAVVADEVRKLAERTSTSTVEIATAVQSVVSEANQAVTTMDKAKEQVVEGTQRIEESSEGLHQIRVASEQAVEANQNITDMLKQQSAASHEIAENMDQVSVSAETAKQSVDGASGATIQLRRSAKELRSLLKHMESAIHC, encoded by the coding sequence GTGGATGCCTTCGTCACCCCGATCACTGAAAATGGTCAAGTCGTCGGTTACATGTCGGTGCGTACCGTACCAGACGCAATGGCAGTCAGCGCCGCTGAAGCGTTGTTCAAGGCGATCAACGCGAAGAAGGAAACATACCGGCCGACGCCAATCAAGCGTACCAAGACGCGGACCAAAATCGTTCTGCTCGCGCTCGCGGTGTTGGGTGCAATGCTGTCGATTCTGGCCGGTGTTTTCACCGGTTGGCCGGGCATTACCCTCGGCGCGATAGCAGCTGTCATCGCGCTGTCCACCGCCGCTTACGCGATTACTCGCCTGATCAATCCCTTGGACCGTATCGCTAAAGCCATCGAGCAAGTCGACGAGGGCAAGGTCGACCGCTCAATCCCGTCGCGACGCGGTGCGACCGAGGAGGTTTCAGCGAAGCTCGAAGCCTTGCGCATTCATCTGCGAGCAATGTTTGCCGATGTTTTGCTTACAGCACACGACGTCGCCGAACAGAGCGACCGTCTTGACGCGCTGATGTGCTCTATACAGGGTGCCGCCGATCTGCAAAGCGAAACCGTCATGAAGATATCTGCGGCGATGCAGCAGATGAGTGTGGCCATTGCTGAAATCTCGCGGAGCACCGAGGAAGCTCTCGGCACGGCGCGTCAGACGCGACTCGTTGCCGATAGTGGCATCGAAACGGTGTCGTCGATTGTCTCCGCCAACAAAGATACGGTCGGCGTCGTCTCGGCGTCGGCAAGCCAGATCAATGAAGTCAATGCCTCGATCAGAAAAATATCGGGAATCTCTCAAATTATTCGCGAGATTGCCGATCAGACCAACCTGCTCGCGCTGAATGCGGCCATTGAAGCGGCCAGGGCCGGGGAACAGGGACGGGGCTTCGCCGTTGTCGCCGACGAGGTCAGAAAACTTGCCGAGCGCACTTCGACCAGTACCGTCGAAATTGCCACGGCGGTTCAGTCCGTCGTTTCCGAGGCGAACCAGGCTGTGACGACGATGGATAAGGCCAAGGAACAGGTTGTCGAAGGAACCCAGCGAATCGAGGAAAGCAGCGAAGGTCTGCATCAAATCCGCGTCGCCAGCGAGCAAGCCGTCGAGGCCAATCAAAATATTACCGACATGCTCAAACAGCAGAGCGCCGCATCGCATGAGATTGCCGAAAATATGGATCAGGTTTCAGTTTCGGCCGAAACGGCGAAGCAGTCAGTCGACGGCGCGTCTGGCGCGACGATCCAGTTGCGGCGTTCGGCGAAAGAGCTACGCAGCTTGCTCAAGCATATGGAGTCGGCGATCCATTGTTGA
- a CDS encoding ATP-binding protein has protein sequence MTKLQLLPSLMRHSQGHNSLRIRLKVAVWLGVVSVACVVAITFIVAVIQFERVQERVGQNLLLTTRAMSRTVNQELENVVRFTLGLGGALGRDFGEKNYRRAHDMALQAQITSGLVHHIVLSDESGQQLFNTLVDFGTALPVTKNLNRLKEVFRTGEPRISNLSIGTISGRYEIYVDIPIKRGGEVVHVLTSVLTVDQLRGILSNQRLPVDWVANVFDANGSIIARTREHDKFIGKKVSDRLQSQIRHSESGVFENVNLDGQTTISAYDRDPSTGFGVNMGIPKPLVMKETLGYLPAPAIAILVAVLGLLSAWYFSLRLRQRSESENQLRQLIANAPVALAMFDRDGQYMAVSRRWMDELSAMDMEPNEPDQTTGARSKIPAWWNTALALALEGRGSGAEEDSVGDNRWLRWEMLPWQRPDERVGGAVLFAENITERKRQAIALEKANQRLHDNDLALDAVGIGVAWVDEQTGRFIYSNSTMQKRLGYSAEEMANLYTWDVNPYYTKEMLRGDTEAIDDHGFISRETFHRSSDGRVIPVEVFVYRQPAIEGVPARRIVFSTDITEKKLQADELSKHREHLEQLVEERTSALTEAKRQAEAANVAKSAFLANMSHEIRTPLNAITGLSHLLRRGNPTPQQIDRLTKIDVAGKHLLALINDILDLSKIEAGKLSLDEQNFTLDQVLDHIASLVSASAQSKGLTVSIDPDHVPQWLRGDLLRLRQCLLNFAGNAIKFTEKGGITLSAELLEDHGERFKVRFSVKDTGIGIPLDVKAKLFNEFEQADNSTTRKYGGTGLGLAITNRLANLMEGEVGCESVEGQGSCFWFTAWLQRGHGAMPTNERPPASAEEDLRALHQGARLLLAEDNQINVEVALELLNGVGLWVDVAENGKVAIEKARSGKYDLILMDMQMPEMGGVEATRVIRALPDWASKPILAMTANAFEEDRAACLASGMNDFIAKPINPNSLYATLLNWLRHRDSPEPASILHTESITPSPTMNEITLTRLAATVGVDLKRGLSMVRNREEKYLNLLQAQIGGNFESVKSLRRFMAHRDWPNALLILHTIKSTTGNLGLMAMCGIAKQLDDLLRSSSIDIGRATSLLSEFSAANDELAEVFQSRSDERK, from the coding sequence ATGACCAAACTACAACTCCTGCCGAGCCTGATGCGGCACTCTCAGGGGCACAATTCACTACGAATCAGGCTCAAAGTTGCGGTTTGGCTCGGGGTTGTTTCTGTTGCCTGTGTCGTGGCGATAACTTTCATCGTTGCTGTAATACAGTTTGAAAGGGTTCAAGAGCGCGTCGGACAAAATTTGCTGCTCACGACAAGGGCAATGTCTCGTACAGTTAATCAGGAGCTCGAGAACGTAGTGCGTTTCACGCTCGGGCTTGGTGGAGCTCTTGGCCGTGACTTCGGAGAAAAAAATTACCGCCGCGCCCATGACATGGCGTTGCAAGCACAGATTACATCCGGCCTTGTACACCACATTGTCCTCAGCGATGAATCCGGACAGCAGTTGTTCAATACCCTCGTCGATTTCGGTACGGCGTTACCGGTTACCAAGAATCTGAATCGGCTCAAGGAAGTCTTCAGAACCGGGGAACCTCGGATATCCAATCTTAGTATCGGCACCATCTCTGGCCGATACGAGATTTATGTCGATATACCGATAAAGCGTGGCGGCGAGGTTGTCCATGTCCTGACCAGCGTGCTTACCGTTGATCAACTGCGCGGCATTCTCAGTAACCAGCGCCTGCCGGTGGATTGGGTTGCCAACGTCTTCGATGCCAATGGCTCAATCATTGCGCGTACTCGCGAACATGATAAGTTCATTGGAAAAAAAGTGTCTGACCGACTGCAGTCACAAATCCGTCACTCGGAGTCTGGTGTGTTTGAAAACGTTAATCTCGACGGCCAGACAACGATTTCTGCCTACGACCGCGATCCGAGTACCGGTTTCGGAGTCAATATGGGCATTCCCAAACCTTTGGTTATGAAAGAGACACTCGGCTATCTACCCGCTCCTGCCATAGCAATATTAGTCGCAGTTTTGGGTTTGCTGTCCGCTTGGTATTTTTCTCTCCGCCTACGACAGCGCAGTGAAAGCGAGAACCAGCTTCGGCAACTCATCGCCAATGCTCCCGTCGCACTGGCTATGTTCGACCGGGACGGCCAATACATGGCAGTCAGCCGGCGCTGGATGGATGAATTGTCGGCCATGGATATGGAGCCTAACGAACCTGACCAAACAACGGGAGCGCGCTCAAAGATACCTGCATGGTGGAACACAGCACTTGCTCTTGCACTTGAGGGCAGGGGAAGTGGTGCGGAAGAAGATTCAGTTGGTGACAACCGCTGGCTAAGATGGGAAATGCTACCTTGGCAAAGGCCAGATGAAAGAGTCGGTGGCGCTGTCCTCTTTGCCGAGAATATCACTGAACGCAAGAGGCAGGCGATAGCTTTGGAAAAAGCGAACCAGCGTCTTCACGACAACGACCTCGCCTTGGATGCAGTCGGAATCGGCGTTGCCTGGGTGGACGAGCAAACCGGTCGATTCATCTATTCCAATAGCACTATGCAGAAACGCTTGGGTTATTCGGCCGAGGAGATGGCCAATCTCTATACGTGGGATGTCAATCCGTATTACACGAAAGAGATGCTGCGCGGTGATACTGAAGCTATTGACGATCATGGCTTTATTTCCCGTGAGACCTTTCACCGCAGCAGTGATGGTCGCGTTATTCCAGTCGAAGTCTTCGTTTATCGACAGCCCGCAATAGAGGGCGTTCCGGCGCGGCGCATTGTCTTTTCAACCGATATTACTGAGAAGAAGCTTCAAGCCGACGAACTAAGCAAGCACCGTGAGCATCTGGAGCAATTGGTAGAGGAACGCACTTCAGCCTTGACCGAAGCGAAACGACAAGCCGAAGCTGCGAACGTGGCCAAGAGTGCCTTTCTCGCCAACATGAGTCACGAAATCCGCACGCCGTTGAATGCCATAACGGGCCTTAGTCACCTGCTCCGCCGAGGCAATCCTACTCCGCAGCAAATTGACCGATTGACCAAGATTGATGTCGCCGGAAAACACCTCCTTGCACTCATTAATGACATTCTTGATCTCTCGAAAATCGAGGCAGGGAAGTTGTCTTTGGATGAGCAAAACTTCACGCTTGATCAAGTACTCGACCATATTGCATCACTAGTTTCCGCATCAGCCCAATCAAAAGGACTTACTGTCTCCATTGATCCAGACCACGTGCCTCAATGGTTGCGTGGTGACTTGCTACGCCTGCGGCAGTGTCTTCTCAATTTTGCTGGCAATGCTATTAAGTTTACAGAGAAGGGCGGGATAACCTTGAGTGCAGAGCTCTTGGAAGATCACGGCGAACGCTTCAAGGTGCGTTTCTCGGTTAAGGATACGGGCATAGGTATCCCCTTGGATGTAAAAGCCAAATTATTCAACGAGTTTGAGCAAGCTGACAACAGCACAACACGAAAATATGGTGGCACGGGCCTTGGACTTGCCATTACGAACCGTTTGGCCAATTTGATGGAAGGTGAAGTTGGTTGCGAGAGTGTTGAAGGCCAGGGTAGCTGCTTCTGGTTTACGGCCTGGCTTCAACGCGGCCACGGGGCAATGCCGACTAACGAGAGGCCTCCAGCTTCAGCCGAAGAAGACCTGCGAGCCCTACACCAAGGAGCACGGTTATTGCTCGCTGAAGACAACCAGATCAATGTCGAGGTCGCGCTCGAATTGCTCAATGGAGTGGGCTTATGGGTCGATGTTGCGGAGAACGGAAAAGTTGCTATCGAGAAGGCTCGGAGTGGAAAATATGATTTGATCCTGATGGATATGCAGATGCCAGAGATGGGTGGAGTAGAGGCAACTCGCGTCATTCGTGCTTTACCTGACTGGGCATCAAAACCAATTCTTGCCATGACGGCCAATGCCTTCGAGGAGGATCGCGCTGCATGTTTGGCCTCAGGCATGAATGATTTCATTGCTAAGCCCATCAATCCCAACTCGCTGTATGCCACACTATTAAATTGGCTTCGCCACCGTGATTCGCCGGAGCCTGCATCGATTTTACATACAGAATCCATTACACCTTCGCCGACAATGAACGAGATCACCCTAACTCGTTTGGCTGCAACAGTAGGCGTTGACTTAAAGCGTGGTCTTTCGATGGTGCGTAATCGAGAGGAAAAGTATCTGAACCTACTGCAGGCTCAAATCGGCGGGAATTTCGAGTCCGTGAAGTCGCTCAGGAGGTTTATGGCGCATAGGGATTGGCCAAACGCCCTGCTGATCTTGCACACCATAAAAAGCACCACTGGTAATCTTGGCTTGATGGCGATGTGCGGAATCGCCAAACAGTTGGACGATTTGCTACGGTCATCTAGCATAGACATCGGGCGCGCGACATCATTGCTTTCCGAATTCTCTGCGGCCAATGATGAGCTTGCTGAAGTATTTCAAAGCAGGTCAGACGAGCGAAAATAA
- the rpoH gene encoding RNA polymerase sigma factor RpoH: MTQALAFPTISAVGNIDAYIQAAKQFPILTEEEEFRLATRLREENDLEAARQLVLSHLRLVISIARGYLGYGLPHADLIQEGNIGLMKAVKRFDPSQGVRLVSFAIHWIKAEIHEYVLRNWRLVKVATTKAQRKLFFNLRSMKEGSEALTPAQIDAISEQLKVKPEDVAEMETRLSGHDVALEPGNDEDEAFAPIAYLQDNRSEPVRVLENRAADHLQGEGLQMALGELDERSRRIVESRWLAEEPATLHELAAEFGVSAERIRQIEVKAMQKMRASLAPLVA; the protein is encoded by the coding sequence ATGACGCAAGCACTGGCGTTCCCGACGATCTCTGCGGTAGGCAATATCGACGCCTACATTCAGGCAGCGAAACAATTTCCGATTCTGACCGAGGAGGAAGAGTTCCGGCTGGCAACGCGCCTTCGTGAGGAAAACGATCTGGAAGCGGCGCGTCAGCTGGTTCTCTCGCACCTGCGTCTGGTCATCTCGATTGCGCGCGGCTATCTGGGCTATGGCCTGCCGCATGCCGACCTGATCCAGGAAGGCAATATCGGCCTGATGAAGGCAGTCAAGCGCTTCGACCCGTCGCAGGGCGTGCGCCTGGTTTCCTTCGCCATCCACTGGATCAAGGCCGAGATCCACGAATATGTGTTGCGCAACTGGCGCCTCGTCAAGGTCGCGACGACCAAGGCGCAGCGCAAGCTGTTCTTCAATCTCCGCAGCATGAAGGAGGGCAGCGAAGCGCTGACACCGGCGCAGATCGACGCGATCTCCGAACAGCTCAAGGTCAAGCCGGAAGACGTGGCCGAGATGGAGACCCGGCTGAGCGGTCACGATGTGGCGCTCGAACCCGGTAACGATGAGGACGAGGCTTTCGCGCCGATCGCCTACCTGCAGGACAACCGCTCGGAACCGGTCCGCGTTCTGGAGAACCGGGCGGCGGATCATCTGCAAGGCGAAGGCCTGCAGATGGCGCTGGGCGAGCTGGATGAGCGCAGCCGGCGCATCGTCGAGTCGCGTTGGTTGGCCGAGGAGCCGGCAACCTTGCATGAACTCGCTGCGGAATTCGGCGTGTCGGCCGAGCGTATCCGGCAGATCGAGGTCAAGGCGATGCAGAAGATGCGTGCCAGTCTGGCGCCCCTGGTCGCCTGA
- a CDS encoding LacI family DNA-binding transcriptional regulator — MSKTVEEIAKATGFSITTVRFVINGQTDRYRISAKTRQAIEDYIAIHGYSINHAARSLKLARTETIGFVVPDLANAYFARLMAALEARCNERNLLLLTLASHESPELENRAITSLLERDVDGLAIAPCQSLVLPQLRSNKTRASIVAFDRGYPSWPFPAVVSDNYQGGLEMARRMLQESAGGECFFLCAHADSPSIQDRIRGFEKACAESGVDDVASRIWTDANDSPDAGRHLMRILIDELRRPPAAFMCSSLLVLEGALLQLREQMGSIDPSLLIGTFDDHAMLDLLPNRIVAVRQNEKAIAERLFERLLAPRDPAGLPGETDTVPCEVICRNF, encoded by the coding sequence ATGTCAAAAACCGTCGAAGAAATTGCCAAGGCTACCGGCTTTTCGATTACCACCGTCCGTTTCGTCATCAACGGGCAGACCGATCGCTACCGCATCAGTGCCAAGACCCGCCAGGCGATCGAGGACTACATCGCCATCCACGGATATTCGATCAACCATGCCGCGCGCAGCCTCAAGCTCGCCCGCACGGAGACGATCGGCTTCGTCGTGCCCGATCTCGCCAACGCCTATTTCGCGCGCCTGATGGCGGCGCTGGAAGCCCGCTGCAACGAACGCAACCTGTTGTTGCTGACGCTCGCTTCGCACGAGAGCCCGGAACTCGAGAACCGCGCGATCACGAGCCTGCTCGAACGCGATGTCGATGGTCTGGCGATCGCCCCCTGTCAGTCGCTTGTCCTGCCGCAACTGCGCAGCAACAAGACGCGCGCGTCGATCGTCGCCTTCGACCGCGGCTACCCTTCCTGGCCGTTTCCCGCCGTCGTCAGCGACAACTACCAGGGCGGGCTGGAAATGGCGCGCCGCATGCTGCAGGAATCCGCCGGCGGCGAATGCTTCTTCCTGTGCGCGCACGCCGATTCGCCGAGTATTCAGGATCGCATCCGCGGCTTCGAGAAGGCCTGTGCCGAGTCTGGCGTCGATGACGTCGCATCGCGAATCTGGACGGATGCCAACGACAGTCCCGACGCCGGCCGGCATCTGATGCGCATCCTCATCGACGAGTTGCGCCGACCGCCGGCTGCCTTCATGTGTTCGTCATTGCTCGTGCTCGAAGGGGCCTTGCTGCAGTTGCGCGAGCAGATGGGCAGCATCGATCCGTCGCTGCTGATCGGCACCTTCGACGATCACGCCATGCTGGATCTCCTGCCCAACCGGATCGTTGCCGTCCGCCAGAACGAGAAGGCCATCGCCGAACGCCTGTTCGAGCGCTTGCTGGCGCCGCGTGATCCGGCCGGCCTGCCGGGCGAAACCGACACGGTTCCCTGCGAAGTCATTTGCCGGAACTTCTGA
- a CDS encoding tripartite tricarboxylate transporter TctB family protein, with amino-acid sequence MEEMTAADQPKTFSAWVKKQNAGLWFGLGYLAFSVLFFVVSFDLLYKSRLIGAGPGMYPRWLTGLSIVVAIAYIWQSCHGQVFRVGECFPGRKELANVATVFLSCMVFVLLLNHTGFIIAGTLLLLIMFVPHYKLWQAVLLSIGITLVCYGIFKICFSVPLP; translated from the coding sequence ATGGAAGAGATGACCGCCGCTGACCAGCCAAAAACGTTTTCGGCGTGGGTCAAGAAGCAGAATGCCGGCCTGTGGTTCGGTCTTGGCTATCTGGCGTTTTCGGTCCTGTTTTTTGTCGTGTCCTTCGATCTCCTGTACAAGTCGCGCCTGATCGGCGCCGGGCCGGGCATGTATCCGCGCTGGCTGACCGGGTTGTCGATTGTCGTGGCGATTGCCTACATCTGGCAGTCCTGCCACGGTCAGGTGTTCCGTGTCGGCGAGTGCTTCCCCGGACGCAAAGAACTCGCCAATGTCGCGACGGTGTTTTTGTCCTGCATGGTCTTCGTGCTGCTGCTCAATCACACCGGTTTCATCATCGCCGGCACGCTGCTGTTGCTGATCATGTTCGTGCCGCACTACAAGCTGTGGCAGGCGGTGCTGCTGTCGATCGGGATTACGCTGGTCTGCTACGGCATCTTCAAGATCTGTTTTTCCGTTCCCCTGCCCTGA
- a CDS encoding tripartite tricarboxylate transporter permease: MESLMGLLSGFGVAMTWQNLLYCLIGVTVGQLVGVLPGIGPTTATALLIPLTYGMSPVSAIIMLSGIYYGGMYGGTITSVLINTPGEAASVITCLDGHEMAKQGRAGVALGVAALGSFVGGVASVLGLALIGPPLADFALRFGPSEMFSLMLFGMTMVVGLMGSSIVRGLVAMFIGLMLSVIGMDSITGTLRFTFGQPFLVNGLDLVTIAMGLFGLSEIFLGMENLNAVGKPEKLSSLLPEKKEMKTTTNAILRGTGLGFFIGLIPGTNSAIPALLSYSMEKKLSKTPEKFGKGAIEGVAGPETANNSYCGGAMIPLLTLGIPSSPTIAILLGAFVMHGLTPGPILFTQNPTFVWGVIASMFIGNAMLLLMNLPLAGWWARIALVPARLLYPIVLIISIIGAYTVSNDLWDVGVMLVFGVLGYIMKKIDIPMAPIVLTYVLGTMMEKALLQSVKINGGSLIGLVESPISLVMLILAAIVFSGSVYAEIKNKKAMIAGEID; this comes from the coding sequence ATGGAATCATTGATGGGTTTGTTGTCGGGTTTTGGCGTGGCGATGACATGGCAGAACCTCCTGTATTGCCTGATCGGCGTCACCGTCGGCCAGTTGGTCGGCGTGCTGCCGGGGATCGGCCCGACCACCGCGACGGCGCTGCTGATCCCGCTGACCTACGGCATGTCGCCGGTCTCGGCGATCATCATGCTGTCCGGGATTTATTATGGCGGCATGTACGGCGGCACGATCACCTCGGTGCTGATCAACACGCCGGGCGAGGCCGCGTCGGTGATTACCTGCCTAGATGGGCACGAGATGGCCAAGCAAGGGCGTGCCGGGGTCGCGCTTGGGGTGGCCGCCTTGGGCTCCTTCGTCGGCGGTGTTGCGTCGGTGCTGGGCCTCGCGCTGATCGGTCCGCCGCTCGCTGACTTTGCGCTGCGCTTCGGTCCCTCGGAGATGTTCTCGCTGATGCTCTTCGGCATGACGATGGTGGTTGGCCTGATGGGCAGTTCGATCGTGCGCGGCCTGGTTGCCATGTTCATCGGCCTGATGCTCTCGGTGATCGGCATGGACTCGATCACCGGCACGCTGCGCTTCACCTTCGGGCAGCCCTTCCTGGTCAACGGTCTCGATCTGGTGACGATCGCGATGGGCTTGTTCGGCCTGTCGGAAATTTTCCTCGGCATGGAAAATCTCAATGCCGTTGGCAAGCCCGAGAAGCTCTCAAGCCTGCTGCCCGAGAAGAAGGAAATGAAGACGACGACCAACGCGATCCTGCGCGGGACCGGTCTCGGCTTCTTCATCGGCCTGATTCCGGGAACCAATTCGGCGATTCCGGCGCTGCTGTCGTATTCGATGGAGAAGAAGCTGTCGAAGACGCCGGAGAAATTCGGCAAGGGCGCCATCGAAGGCGTCGCCGGTCCGGAAACCGCGAACAACTCGTATTGCGGCGGCGCGATGATCCCGTTGCTGACGCTGGGCATCCCGAGTTCGCCGACCATCGCCATCCTGCTCGGTGCTTTCGTCATGCACGGGCTGACGCCGGGACCGATCCTGTTCACGCAGAATCCGACCTTTGTCTGGGGCGTGATCGCCAGCATGTTCATCGGCAATGCCATGCTGCTGCTCATGAATCTGCCGCTGGCCGGCTGGTGGGCGCGGATCGCGCTGGTACCGGCCAGGCTGCTCTATCCCATTGTGCTAATCATCTCGATCATCGGCGCCTACACCGTTTCCAACGATCTGTGGGATGTTGGCGTCATGCTGGTGTTCGGTGTGCTCGGCTACATCATGAAGAAGATCGACATCCCGATGGCGCCGATCGTGCTCACTTATGTGCTGGGCACGATGATGGAGAAGGCCTTGCTGCAGTCGGTCAAGATTAACGGCGGCAGCCTGATCGGCCTCGTGGAAAGCCCGATCTCGCTGGTCATGCTGATCCTTGCCGCGATCGTGTTCTCCGGTAGCGTCTATGCCGAGATCAAGAACAAGAAGGCGATGATCGCCGGCGAGATCGACTGA
- a CDS encoding DUF3579 domain-containing protein, with product MEILESGCLVIIGRTNSGRVFRPSDWDQRLCCSVSKFEDGRLTYSKYVRPIHKDKDKGVFIAAELKKEDPELWDFVVGFAKDNDLMIEWPEVCILPEPAAAEPTA from the coding sequence ATGGAAATTCTGGAATCCGGGTGCCTGGTCATCATCGGCCGCACCAACTCCGGCCGCGTCTTCCGCCCGAGCGACTGGGATCAGCGTCTGTGCTGTTCCGTGTCGAAATTCGAGGACGGACGCCTGACCTACTCGAAGTATGTCCGGCCCATCCACAAGGACAAGGACAAAGGCGTATTCATCGCCGCCGAGTTGAAAAAGGAAGACCCGGAACTCTGGGACTTCGTCGTCGGCTTCGCCAAGGACAACGACCTGATGATCGAATGGCCGGAAGTCTGCATCCTGCCGGAGCCGGCCGCCGCCGAACCAACCGCCTGA